CGGTCAGCTCGCCGGGGCCTTGCGCTGACTCTCGTGACCGTGCCGCCATCGTAGCCGCCCCGGGGCGGCGGGAGGCCGGATCGCGACGTCCGGTGACCCGATTTCGTCACCTGTGTCACACGCGGATACGCTTCCACCACAGGGGGAGCGCCGCCGTCAAGACCCGGCTCGCACCGCTGCTCGCACCAGCCCAGGACCTCGGGAGAGCCGGGGAACCGAGAGGATCAGCGCCGTGAACACCTGCCGCATGGACCACGTCTCCTACGCCGCCGGACCCGAGGGCCTCGACGCGACGGTGGAGCGGATCTCCGCCGCCCTCGGCGTCGAGCGGATCAAGGGCGGGGTGCACCCGCGCTTCGGGACGCAGAACGTCCTGTTCCCCATGGCCAACCGCCAGTACCTCGAGGTCGTCGAGGCCCTGGACCACCCGGCCTCCCTGTCCGCCCCGTTCGGCCAGCTGGTGCGCGCCCGCTCCGAGCAGGGCGGCGGCTGGATGAGCTGGGCCGTCTCCACCACGGACATCGGCCGCTTCGAGCGCCATCTGGGCCGCGCGGCCGTGCCCGGCGCCCGCCGCTTCCCCGACGGCCGCGAGCTGTCCTGGCGCCAGATCGGGGTGAAGGGCACCCTGGCCGACCCGCAGTTGCCGTTCATCATGCGCTGGGCGGACGGCCAGGAGGACATGCATCCCTCCCAGGCGGCCGAGCCGCAGGCCGCGATCGAGAAGGTGTCCATCGCCGGCTCCCGGGACCGCCTCATCGAGTGGCTCGGCGGCGAGCAGGAGGACGAGGCGGACGGGGTCGCGGACGTGGACGTCGAGTACCTCGCCCCCTCCGGCACCCCGGGCATCGTCTCGGTCACCTTCACCACGCCGGCGGGCACGGTCACCCTCTGACCGGGCGCTGCCCCTCCTCCTGCGCTGTGGGGGCGCTATCTGGTGCCTTCCGGGCGGGACAGCACCGGGTTCCGCCCCGGAAGTACCGCGGGGGCGGCCTCACCCGCCGAAGAGTCCCGCCTGGTGGAGCAGCGGGTACGCCACGAACCCGGCGGCGTCCAGCAGGAAGTGGGCCAGGACCAGCGGCATGACCCGACGCGTGCGCAGCAGCACCAGCGTGAACACCACGCCCATGAGCGCGTTGCCGATCCCCGGGCCCACCCCCTGGTACAGGTGGTAGGCCCCGCGCAGCACCGCGAGCGCCAGGACCACCATCCAGACCCGCACGGGCAGGATCAGGCCCGGCCCCTCGACAGCGGGGGCGGGGACCCCGGAGGCCCCGGCGGCGCGCAGCCGCTGCAGCCACCCGAGCCGGTCGACGAGCCACACCCCCACGATCACCTCCTCGACGAGGGCGTGCCGCGCAGCGGAGAGCAGCAGCACCGGGATCTGGTACCAGGTGTCGTCGAGGGCGTTGGCGACGATCGCCGTCGTGATCCCGGCGGCGCGGCCGGCGGCGTACACGCCCAGTGTGCCGAGGCCGATGCCGAGGAAGAGGGCGAACCCCCACGCGAGGTCGCGGCCGGGACGGCGCAGGTCCAGGCCGAACGCCCGGAACGGGTTGCGCCCCCGCAGCCACGTCAGGTGCAGCACGAGCAGCACGGGGACCAGTGCGAACCCGATGTCCAGCAGCTGATAGGTCAGGTCGAAGCCCCACCGTGGGCTGAGGGTCGGGTTCAGCACGGTGGTCTGCTCGCCGAGCGGGGCGCGGGTGGCCTTGTCGATCAGCTGGACGATCGCGTAGACGGCGCTGCGGCCCAGGGACAGGCCCAGCACGATGGCGATCTCCCACCGGACCACGCGCGCGCTCGGGGCGGGGAGGGCCTGGGGCCCCGGGCGGGTGGCGGCCACGGAGGGGACGGGGGCGGCGGGTCCGGTCATGCGGGCCAGTATCTCCTCCTCCCCTCCCCCTCTCTCACTTTCGAAAGCGGAATCGGCCCTTCAGCCGTCTCCCGGAGACTCGGAAGCCCCGATTCCGCGTGCGACAGTGCAGGCGGGGCGGGCGTTACCGTGGGGTCATGACCTCCTCCCCCGCCGCGTCCGAGCTCGAGCTGGCGGCCGAGGCCCTGGACCGTCTGCTGCCGGACGTGCCCGCCACGCTCGCGGGCCGCCTCCGCTCCGCCGACTGGGGCGGCGGTCGCGTGGTGGAGTCCGGCCAGTTCCACCGGGTGCTGGTGCTCGAGGACGTCGGCGTGCTGCGGATGACCCGTCTGAGCGAGGCCGGGGCGCCGATCGGCGCGGCCTGGGCGCCGGAGGACTCCCCCGCCGCGCACCTGCCCCGCCGGATGGCCCTGCTCGAGGCCCTCGCCGCCGCGGGCCTGCCCTTCGCGGTGCCGCGTCCGCTGTCCGCGGTGCTCCGCCGGGACGACGACGCCGGGCACCCCCTCGCCACGGCCGTCCTCCAGGCGTTCGTGCCGGGCCAGCCGCATCCGCCCCACGAGGGGGACGCAGCCGTCCTGCGCGGGATCGTGGACGCCCTCGACGCGGTGGACGTGACCACGCCGGCGGTGGCCGCGGGGCTGGGTCCGGCGTTCGCGTTCCGCGGCCCGTGGACCGCCGAGCGGATCGACCGCGTCGCACGGCTCGGGGCGGCGCTGCCCGCCGAGCACACGAGCGCACTGCCGGCGGACTGGGCCGGCGTCGTCGGGCGGATCGCGGCGGCCGTGACCGCGTGGGCCGCGGCTCCCCCGGACGGCCCGTCGCTCGTGCACGGCGACCTGGCCGGGCACAACATGCACTGGCTGCCGGTGGCGGGCCAAGGCGGCCACGAGGTCCGCTGGGAGCCGTCCGGGATCCTGGACTGGGACCTGGCGCACGCCGGGGACGCCGCGCGCAACGTGGCCTCCCTGGGGATCTGGCACGGCGAGGAGTGGATCGAGGCGATCGCCCGCACGCCGGAGGAGGCCCTCCGCGCCCGCGTGTGGCTCGGCGCCGCCGGCCTGGACTCCCTCGACGACGCTGCCGCACGGCAGGAGCTGACCGGCCGCGCCCCGCGCTGGGGGCGCCTGTTGCGCAAGGTGCTGCCGCGGATCGAGCGGGCGGCCGCGGCGCTCTGACCTGCCACCCCTCGCCGCCCGCCTCCGGTCAGGGGCAGATGCTGTACGTCAGCTGGAAGGCGGAGAGGAAGATGCGCTGGTCCCCGTCGATGGTGGTGCTCGCGGTGGCGGCCTGGTTCCAGTAGTGGAGGTTGAACGAGGTCACGTCGCCGGTGAAGCGGATCGTCGCATTGCCCCGGCTCTCGCTCTCCTGGACGTCGGTGTTCCTGCCGGCGGCGCGGAGGGGGTCCGTCAGCGTCCCGGTCCCGCTGACGCCCGCGGTGGTGGTGTTCGCCCTCGTCGCCGTGAAGACCGTGGCGCTCTGGATGCCCACCGCGTCCACGAAGTCGGCGGTCTTCGAGTCGATGTCCGTGATCGTGAAGGCGAGACCGCTGACAGGCCTGCTGAAGGTGAAGGTCGTCACCGTCTTGTTGGCGTTCGTCCGGGTGTCGCGCTTGTCGCTGTCCGACCGAGGGGACTGATGGAGGACCAGCGGGTTGGCTGCTCCCCCGGCGGTATCGGCAGTGGCGGAGGTGCGGGTGTAGCGCGCCGTGGACCAGTCCACGGTGACGCTCCGCAGGCATGCCGGTGAGATGGCCATCGCGGGCGCGGCGGCGGCGAAGGCCACCGCCGGTGCGGTCCAGGCCAGGCCATGGACGACGGCGCGCCGGCCGGCGCAGTGTCGGGTCTCGTTCATGGGGGTCGGCCTCTCCACTGCTCTTCCTCGGTGTGGCGTCCGACGGAACGTCATCACAGCGGAGACGAGTACCGACCTGTGAACATTGGGGTGACGTACATGTCCTGCCGCCGTAGAGCAGGAGTCGCCCCACCCACCTCAGACGAGGGGCCACGAACGGTTCGGATCCGGCCTGGATTCCCACCGTTCGTGGCCCCTCGTCGGGGAGGGGTGCGGCTCAGCCCACCCCGAGGCGCTCGAGCACGATCTCGCGGACGCGGCCGGCGTCGGCCTGGCCGCGGGTGGCCTTCATGACGGGGCCGATCAGCGCGCCGACGGCCTGCATCTTGCCGCCCTTGATCTTCTCGACCACGTCCGGGTTGTCCGCGATCGCGGCGTCGACGGCCTCGGTGAGGGCGCCGTCGTCGGAGACCACGGCCAGCGAGCGCGCCTCCACGATCTCCTTCGGCGTGCCCTCGCCCTCGGCCACGAAGCCGAGCACCTGCTTGGCGATCTTGTCATTGATCGTCTTCGCGGCGATCAGCTCCTCGATCTCCACCACGTGCGCGGGGGTGACGCCGAGCTCGGCGACCTCCTTCTCCTGCACGTTGGCCAGGCGGGCGATCTCGCCCATCCACCACTTGCGGGCGGCGGCGGGGGTCGCCCCGGCTCCGACGGTCTCCGCGATCTGGTCCGCCACGCCGGCGTTGACCACGTCGCGGAACTCCGCGTCGGAGAAGCCCCACTCGCCCTTGAGCCGCTTGTTCCGCACGGCCGGCAGCTCGGGCAGCTCGGCGCGCACGCGCTCGATCCAGGCCTCGTCCACCACGACGGGCAGCAGGTCCGGCTCGGGGAAGTAGCGGTAGTCGTCGGCGTCCGACTTCGGACGGCCGGCCGTGGTGGTCCGGGTGTCCTCGTGCCAGTGGCGGGTCTCCTGCGTGATGGTCCCGCCCGCGGCGAGCACCGCGGCCTGCCGCTGGATCTCATGCATCACGGCGTGCTGGACGGCGCGCGTGGAGCTCACGTTCTTGGTCTCGGTGCGCGTGCCGAACTCCGACGCGCCCTTCTCCATGAGGGACACGTTCGCGTCGCAGCGCACGTTGCCGTGCTCCATGCGGGCGTCCGAGATGCCGATCGCCTTGACGATGTCCCGCAGCGCGGTGACGTAGGCGCGGGCGATCTCCGGGGCGCGCTCCCCGGCGCCCACGATCGGCCGGGTGACGATCTCGATCAGCGGCACGCCGGCGCGGTTGTAGTCCACGAGCGACGCCGACGCGCCCTGGATGCGGCCGGAGCCGCCCTGGTGGGTGAGCTTGCCGGCGTCGTCCTCGAGGTGCGCGCGCTCGATCTCCACGCGGAACACCGTGCCGTCCTCCAGCTCCACGTCCAGGTGGCCGTCGAACACGATCGGCTCGTCGTACTGGGACGTCTGGAAGTTCTTGGGGGTGTCCGGGTAGAAGTAGTTCTTCCGCGCGAACCGGCAGGACGGCGCGATCTGCGCGTCCAGGGCCAGGCCCAGCTTGATCGCCGACTCCACGGCCCCCCTGTTCAGCACCGGCAGGGTCCCGGGCAGGCCGAGGTCCAGCGGGGTCACGTTGGTGTTCGGCTCGTCGCCGAACGCGTTGGCGCCGGTGGAGAAGATCTTGGACGCGGTGTTCAGCTCGACGTGCACCTCGAACCCGAGCACGGGGTCGAAGCGCTCCATCGCCTCCGCGAAGTCCATCACGTCTGCGGTGCTCACTTGCTGCCTCCTGCGGGGGTCGCGGCGGCGCGCTCGGCGCCCTTCTGAAGGTCCGGGGCCTGCGCCCACACGGGGTGGCCCTCGCGCTCGGTCACGAGCCTCTCGACGGCGGCGCCCACCGCGTACAGGCGCGCGTCCTCGCGGGCCGGGGCCATGAACTGCAGGCCGTAGGGCAGGCCGTCCACGAGGCCGCCGGGCACCGAGATGCCGGGCACGCCGGCCAGGTTCGCCGGGATGGTGAACAGGTCGTTCAGGTACATCGTCACCGGGTCCTTGGTCTGCTCCCCGAGGCGGAACGCCGGGATCGGCGCGGTGGGGGTGAGCAGCACGTCCACCTGCTCGAACGCGGCGGCGAAGTCCTGCTGCACCAGGGTGCGGACCTTCTGCGCCGAGCCGTAGTAGGCGTCGTAGTAGCCCGCGGACAGGGCGTAGGTGCCCAGGATGATGCGGCGCTTGACCTCGTCGCCGAAGCCGGCGGCGCGGGTGGCGCCCATGACCTGCTCGATCGTGCCGCCGCCGTCCGGCACCACGCGGTTGCCGTAGCGGACGCCGTCGTAGCGGGCCAGGTTGGAGGACACCTCGGAGGGCATGATCAGGTAGTACGCGCCCAGGGCCGCGGAGAAGTGCGGGCAGGAGACCTCCACGATCTCCGCGCCCGCGTCGGCCAGGGCCCGCACGTCCCGGTCGAAGGCCTCCTTCACGCCCGGGTGCAGGCCCTCGGCGTCCAGGTCGGTCACGACGCCGACGCGCAGCCCCGCCAGGTCGCGCCCGGCCGCCGCGGCCACCAGGTCCGCCTGTCCCTCGGGCAGCGAGGTGGAGTCGCGCGCATCGTGCCCGCCGATCACCTGCTGCAGGGCCGCGGCGTCCGCCACGGTGCGGGCCGCGGGGCCCACCTGGTCCAGCGAGGAGGCCATGGCGATCACGCCGTAGCGGGACACCGCGCCGTAGGTGGGCTTGACGCCCACGGTGCCGGTGAACGCGGCGGGCTCGCGAATGGAGCCGCCCGTGTCCGAGCCGAGCGCGAAGGGCGCGCAGAACGCCGCCACCGCCGCGGCCGAGCCGCCGCCGGAGCCGCCGGGCACGCGCTGCCCGTCCCACGGGTTGCGGGTCACGCCGAACGCGGAGTGCTCGGTGGAGCCGCCCATGGCGAACTCGTCCATGTTGGTCTTGCCGAGGATCGGCAGGCGGGCTGCACGGATCCGCTCGACCACGTGGGCGTCGTACGGGCTCATCCACCCGTCCAGCATGCGCGAGGCCGCGGTGGTGGGCTGGCCCACGGTGACGATGTTGTCCTTCAGCGCCACGGGCACGCCGGCCAGCGGGTGCAGGGCCTCGGCCTCGGCGCCGCCGGCGGCGCGGATCGCGTCCACCTCGGCGGCCACGGCCAGGGCCTCCTCCGTGTTCACGTGCAGGTAGGCGCGCACGCCGGCGTCGGCGTCGGCGTCCTGGCGCGGGTCGCCGTCGACCGCGGCGATGCGGTCCAGGTGGGCCTGCACGAGCTCCACGGAGGTGGTGGTGCCGGCGCGCAGGCGCTCGGCCATCTGCAGGGCGGTGAGGCGGACGAGGCCGTCCGCCTCGATCGGGGCGTGCACGTCGAAGGTCTCACTCATCTCGATCACTCTCCGTCCAGGATCGCGGGGACCTTGAACATGCCGTCCTCGGCGTCCGGCGCCTGGTCCAGCGCCTGGTCCTGCGTCAGCATGCCGGTGGGCTCGTCCGCGCGGAACACGTTCTCCAGCGGGATGGGGTGGGAGGTGGGCGCCACGTCCTCGCCCGCCACGGCCTGCACCTGGGAGACGTGCTCCAGGATCTGCTCGAGGTCGCCGGACATCGCGTCCAGCTCCTCCTCGGTCATCCGGATGTGGGCCAGGCGGGCCAGATGCTCCACCTGCTCCCGGGTGATCTCAGGCATGGATCTCCTTCGCACAGTTCGGTTCGCACAGTTCGGGCGCCACTTCCAGGCAGGGCGGGACGCCGGTTTCAGACCGAGTCTATCGGCGGGACGGCTCTCGCCTCATGTACGATGAGGATGGATTGTCAGTTATTAAACGACATTCGACCACTATCTGCCCCATGGAGGCGGCCATGCTCTTCAACGCCCCAGACCTCAATGCGGACGACAGTGCCGTCCTGGAGGAGATCAACCGGCTGAGGCTCGATCTGCGGCACAATCTAGCCCCGACCCATCGCTGGTTCGGTACCCTTGCCCGCCAGCACCGAGCTCGGGCCGTCCGGGGGTCCAACTCGATCGAAGGCATCGACGTCTCGGAGGAGAAGGCCCTCGCTATTGAGGCCGACGAGGAAGAACTGACCACCGTTGACGACGTATGGCTCGCGGTCAAGGGGTATTCGGATGCCATGACCTACGCGCGCGTCCTGGGAGGCGACCCCGGTAGGACACTGGACATGTCCACGTTGCTCTCGTTGCACTTCATGGTCCAGGGTCATGACCTGTCGAAATCGCCCGGGGAGTTCCGCAAACGAGACGTATACGTGGAGGAGGAGGACACCGGACGCATCGTCTACGAGGGTCCCGACGCGGACGCGGTACCCGACCTCGTCGCTGAACTCCTGCATGATCTCGACGGCACGTCCGCGGGCGTGCCTCCCCTCGTCGTCGCGGCCATGGCTCACCTTAACCTGGTGATGATCCACCCCTTCCGGGACGGCAACGGGCGTCTCTCGCGCATTCTGCAGTCGGCGATCCTGTACCGGGAACGGGTGGCCGAAGCCGAGTTCGTCTCTGTCGAGGAATACCTGGGGCGCAATACATTGGCGTACTACGACGTGCTGGCCCAAGTCGGTGGTGGTCGGTGGCAGCCGCATCGTTCGGCCCATGCCTGGATCGAGTTCATGCTGACCGCCCACTACCGCCAGGCGACCACCGTGCAGCGCAGGGTGGAGATTATGAACCATGTCGCGGCACGTGCTGACGACCTGCTCGAGCGTCACGGTCTTCCTGAGCGCTCATTACCGGCTTTGGAGTCGACCCTCAGTGGTTGGCGCCTCACCAACGCTCGCTATCGAGAGGATGCGGGAGTCACTGCGACAACCGCTTCACGCGACCTGCGGGCGCTGTGCCGCGCCGGGATCTTGGAACGTCAGGGGCAGAAGCGCGGCAGTTGGTACATACCGACGGAGGAGCACCGATCCTGGCTGGCCCGCCTCCAATCGTCGTTGCGGGAGAAGTACGACTCGTCGGTCGATCCGTATGCCGTCCTGCGACGGGCAGGGCACCTTCCTCCTGCTGGCCAGGCGAGCATTGGGGGGTAGGCGGGACGGGTCCAGCTACTGGCCGCTGGCCACAGTGGCCGGACGAGGCCTCAGTCCACGGGCAGCACGTACACGATGAACGGGCCCTTGTCCTCCTCCGGGGGCAGGCCCGGCAGCAGCGCGGAGAGCATCCAGTCCCGCTCGGGCGTGCGGACGAACCCCGCCGCCTCGTAGAGGCGGTGTGCCTCGACCATGGACTCCATGGTGGTCAGCGCGACGCCGCGCACCCCCTCCATGGCCCGCGCCCGCTCGACGACGGCGGCCAGCAGCGCGCGGCCGATCCCCCGCCGGTGCAGGTCCGGGTGCACCGCGAGCATGCGGAACTCGTACTCGTCCTCGCGGGCGGTCTCCTGCAGGGGCGAGCCGGGCGGGGCGAGCACCACGCTGCCGCCCACCCGGGGCCCGGCGTCGGTGTCCACCTCGGCCACGAGGATCTCGGCCACCTCCGCCCGGGAGGCGACGTCGGCCAGGATCGCCCGGTAGGTGTCCTCCTCCTCGAGGTGGCCGCCGGCGTCGTACGCGGCGAGGATCAGCTCCGACACGGCGTCGTGGTCCTCGGGGCGCAGACGGCGGATGCGGACCCCGTGCTCCCGCCCGGTGGTCTCCTCCTGTGCCGTCATCCCGCTGCCTCCCTCGTCTGGCGCAGCCGTTCGCGCAGCCGGTCCCGGTCCGCCTCCGAGGCCACGATCCAGTCGCGGCGGCGGGTCCAGGCGGTCGGCACGGCCTGGTGCGGGCGGCCGTCCCGGCGAGCGTGCAGCGCCTCGAGGGCGGCCGCCGCCTCCGGCTCCTGCCAGATGTTGACCCAGTGCACGCGCCCGCGCTCCTCAGGCGTGAGGGTCTTGATCAGGGTCATGCAGTACCGACAGCCCGGCCGCCAGAACACGACGACGCCGCCCGCGTCCACCGTGCCCTGCGCCTGCGCGTAGGGCCGGGAGCGCACCCGGGTGGCGCGCAGGGACGGGAGCATCAGCAGGACCATCAGCACGGCGGACACGATCACGGCGACGTTCCGCTGCGCCGTGCCCCAGAGCGCGAACGCGAGGCCCGCGGCGATGAAGGCCGTGGGGTAGGCCCACGGGTGGCCGAGCAGCCGCCTCATGCGGTCGCCGCCTTCGCGCGGGCGAGGGCGGACGCGTCCACGTCCCCGGCCACCATCCAGTCGGGGTGGTCCGTCCCGTCGCCCGACGGCGGCCGGGTCACGGGCACGCCGGCCTCCTCGGCGATCAGCGCGCCGGCGGCCCAGTCGTACTCCTGCGTCCCGTACTCCGCGTAGGCGTCCAGGGTGCCGTCGGCCACCATGCACAGGTCCAGCGCGGCCGAGCCGATCCGCCGCACGTCCCCGAAGTCCGGCAGCAGCGCCTCGAGCGCGGCCAGCTGCAGCCGGCGCCGCTCCGGCCGATACCCGAAGCCGGTGGCCAGCAGGCGTCCTGAGCGGCCCGGCACGGGGCCGGTCAGCCGCACGGGCTCGCCGCGGTCCGGCGCGTGCACGCCCGCGGTGGAGGCGTCCACGGTGCTGAACGCGCCCCCGCCGGCGGACGCGTACCAGGTCCGCCCCAGCCCCGGCGCGACGACGGCGCCCGCCAGCCAGCGCTCCTCGCCGCGGGCGTCCGGTCCCCACACGGCCACGGAGGTGCAGAACTGGGGCAGCCCGCGGATGAAGTTGGTGGTGCCGTCCAGCGGGTCGATGGACCACCGGAACCCGGAGGGCTCGGCGGGGACGGTGGCCCCGTGCTCCTCGCCGGTGATCTCGTCCTGCGGCCGGTAGGCGGTGAGCACGCGGCGCACGACGTCCTCGGCGCGGCGGTCGTAGTCCGTGACCCAGTCCGAGCCGGAGGACTTGGTGTCCGCGCCGAGCTGGCCCCGGGTCAGCGGCACCGCCGGGTGATGGCCGGCCCAGCGCTCGCCGAGCACGTCCGCGCCGGCACGCGCGGCGGCCTTGGCCACCACCAGCAGCCCGGTCGGCGTCGTCCCGACGGCGCTCACGCCTGCTCCACCGCGCCCGGCGCGGCGCCCCCGGGGGCCTCCGGGCCGTCCTCCGCCTCGGCGTCCTCGTCCTCCCCGGCGAACGCCTCCGGCCCCTCCGCGAGCAGCCGCACGAACCCGGCCTCGTCCAGCACCGGAACGCCGAGCGACTCCGCCTTGTCCAGCTTCGAGCCCGCGGCCTCGCCCGCCACCAGGAAGTGCGTCTTCTTGGACACGGAGCCGGAGGCCTTGCCGCCGCGCACCAGGATGGCCTCCTTCGCGGAGTCGCGGGAGAAGCCCTCGAGCGAGCCGGTGACCACCACGGTGACGCCCTCGAGGGTGCGCGGGACGGACTCGTCCCGCTCGTCCTCCATGCGCACCCCGGCCGCGGCCCAGCGGTCCACGATCTCGCGGTGCCAGTCCTGGGCGAACCACT
This Micrococcus flavus DNA region includes the following protein-coding sequences:
- the gatC gene encoding Asp-tRNA(Asn)/Glu-tRNA(Gln) amidotransferase subunit GatC, giving the protein MPEITREQVEHLARLAHIRMTEEELDAMSGDLEQILEHVSQVQAVAGEDVAPTSHPIPLENVFRADEPTGMLTQDQALDQAPDAEDGMFKVPAILDGE
- a CDS encoding CPBP family intramembrane glutamic endopeptidase — encoded protein: MTGPAAPVPSVAATRPGPQALPAPSARVVRWEIAIVLGLSLGRSAVYAIVQLIDKATRAPLGEQTTVLNPTLSPRWGFDLTYQLLDIGFALVPVLLVLHLTWLRGRNPFRAFGLDLRRPGRDLAWGFALFLGIGLGTLGVYAAGRAAGITTAIVANALDDTWYQIPVLLLSAARHALVEEVIVGVWLVDRLGWLQRLRAAGASGVPAPAVEGPGLILPVRVWMVVLALAVLRGAYHLYQGVGPGIGNALMGVVFTLVLLRTRRVMPLVLAHFLLDAAGFVAYPLLHQAGLFGG
- a CDS encoding glutaredoxin domain-containing protein, which produces MRRLLGHPWAYPTAFIAAGLAFALWGTAQRNVAVIVSAVLMVLLMLPSLRATRVRSRPYAQAQGTVDAGGVVVFWRPGCRYCMTLIKTLTPEERGRVHWVNIWQEPEAAAALEALHARRDGRPHQAVPTAWTRRRDWIVASEADRDRLRERLRQTREAAG
- a CDS encoding inositol monophosphatase family protein, with the protein product MSAVGTTPTGLLVVAKAAARAGADVLGERWAGHHPAVPLTRGQLGADTKSSGSDWVTDYDRRAEDVVRRVLTAYRPQDEITGEEHGATVPAEPSGFRWSIDPLDGTTNFIRGLPQFCTSVAVWGPDARGEERWLAGAVVAPGLGRTWYASAGGGAFSTVDASTAGVHAPDRGEPVRLTGPVPGRSGRLLATGFGYRPERRRLQLAALEALLPDFGDVRRIGSAALDLCMVADGTLDAYAEYGTQEYDWAAGALIAEEAGVPVTRPPSGDGTDHPDWMVAGDVDASALARAKAATA
- the gatA gene encoding Asp-tRNA(Asn)/Glu-tRNA(Gln) amidotransferase subunit GatA, which gives rise to MSETFDVHAPIEADGLVRLTALQMAERLRAGTTTSVELVQAHLDRIAAVDGDPRQDADADAGVRAYLHVNTEEALAVAAEVDAIRAAGGAEAEALHPLAGVPVALKDNIVTVGQPTTAASRMLDGWMSPYDAHVVERIRAARLPILGKTNMDEFAMGGSTEHSAFGVTRNPWDGQRVPGGSGGGSAAAVAAFCAPFALGSDTGGSIREPAAFTGTVGVKPTYGAVSRYGVIAMASSLDQVGPAARTVADAAALQQVIGGHDARDSTSLPEGQADLVAAAAGRDLAGLRVGVVTDLDAEGLHPGVKEAFDRDVRALADAGAEIVEVSCPHFSAALGAYYLIMPSEVSSNLARYDGVRYGNRVVPDGGGTIEQVMGATRAAGFGDEVKRRIILGTYALSAGYYDAYYGSAQKVRTLVQQDFAAAFEQVDVLLTPTAPIPAFRLGEQTKDPVTMYLNDLFTIPANLAGVPGISVPGGLVDGLPYGLQFMAPAREDARLYAVGAAVERLVTEREGHPVWAQAPDLQKGAERAAATPAGGSK
- the gatB gene encoding Asp-tRNA(Asn)/Glu-tRNA(Gln) amidotransferase subunit GatB, giving the protein MSTADVMDFAEAMERFDPVLGFEVHVELNTASKIFSTGANAFGDEPNTNVTPLDLGLPGTLPVLNRGAVESAIKLGLALDAQIAPSCRFARKNYFYPDTPKNFQTSQYDEPIVFDGHLDVELEDGTVFRVEIERAHLEDDAGKLTHQGGSGRIQGASASLVDYNRAGVPLIEIVTRPIVGAGERAPEIARAYVTALRDIVKAIGISDARMEHGNVRCDANVSLMEKGASEFGTRTETKNVSSTRAVQHAVMHEIQRQAAVLAAGGTITQETRHWHEDTRTTTAGRPKSDADDYRYFPEPDLLPVVVDEAWIERVRAELPELPAVRNKRLKGEWGFSDAEFRDVVNAGVADQIAETVGAGATPAAARKWWMGEIARLANVQEKEVAELGVTPAHVVEIEELIAAKTINDKIAKQVLGFVAEGEGTPKEIVEARSLAVVSDDGALTEAVDAAIADNPDVVEKIKGGKMQAVGALIGPVMKATRGQADAGRVREIVLERLGVG
- a CDS encoding phosphotransferase; translated protein: MTSSPAASELELAAEALDRLLPDVPATLAGRLRSADWGGGRVVESGQFHRVLVLEDVGVLRMTRLSEAGAPIGAAWAPEDSPAAHLPRRMALLEALAAAGLPFAVPRPLSAVLRRDDDAGHPLATAVLQAFVPGQPHPPHEGDAAVLRGIVDALDAVDVTTPAVAAGLGPAFAFRGPWTAERIDRVARLGAALPAEHTSALPADWAGVVGRIAAAVTAWAAAPPDGPSLVHGDLAGHNMHWLPVAGQGGHEVRWEPSGILDWDLAHAGDAARNVASLGIWHGEEWIEAIARTPEEALRARVWLGAAGLDSLDDAAARQELTGRAPRWGRLLRKVLPRIERAAAAL
- a CDS encoding VOC family protein, with protein sequence MNTCRMDHVSYAAGPEGLDATVERISAALGVERIKGGVHPRFGTQNVLFPMANRQYLEVVEALDHPASLSAPFGQLVRARSEQGGGWMSWAVSTTDIGRFERHLGRAAVPGARRFPDGRELSWRQIGVKGTLADPQLPFIMRWADGQEDMHPSQAAEPQAAIEKVSIAGSRDRLIEWLGGEQEDEADGVADVDVEYLAPSGTPGIVSVTFTTPAGTVTL
- a CDS encoding Fic family protein; protein product: MLFNAPDLNADDSAVLEEINRLRLDLRHNLAPTHRWFGTLARQHRARAVRGSNSIEGIDVSEEKALAIEADEEELTTVDDVWLAVKGYSDAMTYARVLGGDPGRTLDMSTLLSLHFMVQGHDLSKSPGEFRKRDVYVEEEDTGRIVYEGPDADAVPDLVAELLHDLDGTSAGVPPLVVAAMAHLNLVMIHPFRDGNGRLSRILQSAILYRERVAEAEFVSVEEYLGRNTLAYYDVLAQVGGGRWQPHRSAHAWIEFMLTAHYRQATTVQRRVEIMNHVAARADDLLERHGLPERSLPALESTLSGWRLTNARYREDAGVTATTASRDLRALCRAGILERQGQKRGSWYIPTEEHRSWLARLQSSLREKYDSSVDPYAVLRRAGHLPPAGQASIGG
- a CDS encoding GNAT family N-acetyltransferase, whose amino-acid sequence is MTAQEETTGREHGVRIRRLRPEDHDAVSELILAAYDAGGHLEEEDTYRAILADVASRAEVAEILVAEVDTDAGPRVGGSVVLAPPGSPLQETAREDEYEFRMLAVHPDLHRRGIGRALLAAVVERARAMEGVRGVALTTMESMVEAHRLYEAAGFVRTPERDWMLSALLPGLPPEEDKGPFIVYVLPVD